The Clostridioides difficile genome has a segment encoding these proteins:
- a CDS encoding Gfo/Idh/MocA family oxidoreductase has product MSKIRFCIIGTSSIAKLFLRAASRVEEFELVAVYSRDLEKAKEFGKIHGASLFFDDLETMAKSDDIDAIYIASPNAMHSKQAITCLKHKKHVLCEKSLASNLEEVKLMIKVANDNNVLLMEAMRITCVPNFKAVKENLHKIGKIRRFFGSYCQYSSRYDKYKNGIIENAFKKELSNGSLMDIGVYCIHPMVNLFGVPKAVKAFSHILQTGVDGEGLAIFQYDDMDAVVQYSKIADSYIPSEIQGEKGSIIIEKLNLFEKVVIKYKDGTEEDISVLKEKEEEKPREIEGIYHELIEFITLINNNKIESNINSHENSKIVMGIMDEIRRQGNIVYPADSM; this is encoded by the coding sequence ATGAGTAAAATAAGATTTTGTATTATTGGTACAAGTAGTATAGCAAAACTATTTTTAAGGGCTGCATCTAGGGTTGAAGAGTTTGAACTAGTTGCTGTATATTCAAGAGATTTAGAAAAAGCTAAGGAATTTGGAAAGATACATGGAGCAAGTCTGTTTTTTGACGATTTAGAAACAATGGCCAAATCAGATGATATAGATGCTATATACATAGCTTCTCCAAACGCAATGCATTCAAAGCAAGCTATTACTTGTTTAAAACACAAAAAACATGTGCTGTGTGAAAAATCATTAGCGTCTAACTTAGAAGAAGTAAAATTAATGATAAAGGTTGCAAATGACAATAATGTATTGCTTATGGAAGCTATGAGAATTACATGTGTTCCAAATTTTAAAGCAGTTAAAGAAAATTTACATAAGATAGGTAAAATAAGAAGATTCTTTGGAAGCTATTGTCAGTATTCTTCAAGATATGATAAATATAAAAATGGAATTATAGAAAATGCATTTAAAAAAGAACTGTCAAATGGTTCATTGATGGATATTGGAGTGTACTGCATACACCCTATGGTGAATCTATTTGGAGTTCCAAAAGCTGTAAAAGCATTTTCTCATATACTTCAAACTGGAGTAGATGGAGAAGGCTTAGCTATATTCCAATATGACGATATGGATGCAGTAGTTCAGTATTCTAAAATAGCTGATTCTTACATACCATCTGAGATACAAGGAGAAAAGGGAAGTATAATAATTGAAAAACTTAATTTGTTTGAAAAGGTAGTTATTAAATATAAAGATGGAACTGAAGAAGATATATCTGTTTTAAAGGAAAAAGAAGAAGAGAAACCTAGGGAAATAGAAGGAATATATCATGAACTTATTGAGTTTATAACTCTTATAAATAATAATAAAATAGAGTCTAATATAAACTCACATGAAAATTCAAAGATAGTAATGGGAATTATGGATGAGATAAGAAGACAAGGAAATATTGTATATCCAGCTGATAGTATGTAA
- a CDS encoding Gfo/Idh/MocA family oxidoreductase, whose amino-acid sequence MENINWAILGPGTIASEFAQAMSEVNCKVYAVASRSFERAKNFANKFGIENVYDDYDKILENKNIDVVYISTPHCNHYEYIMKSLQNGKHVLCEKAITVNGSQLSDIVTLAIEKNLIVAEAMTIYYMPLYKKLKEIIESGSLGKIKMIQVSFGSCKDYDVNNRFFSQDLAGGALLDIGTYALSFTRHFMSTQPNEILTTVKNFETGVDEQSGIILKNSNDEMAVISLTMRAKMPKRGIVSCELGFITVENFPRASKATITYTDGGRVETLEYGDTEKALKYEIEYVNNCISNKIKADTLESSIDVMNLMDEIRKQWGLRYTFE is encoded by the coding sequence ATGGAGAATATAAATTGGGCTATATTGGGTCCTGGAACTATTGCATCAGAATTTGCACAAGCCATGAGCGAGGTGAATTGTAAAGTGTATGCTGTTGCTTCAAGAAGCTTTGAAAGAGCAAAAAACTTTGCAAATAAGTTTGGTATAGAAAATGTGTATGATGATTATGATAAAATACTAGAGAATAAGAATATAGATGTAGTGTATATATCTACTCCACATTGTAACCACTATGAATATATAATGAAAAGTCTACAAAATGGTAAACATGTCTTGTGTGAAAAAGCTATAACAGTAAATGGAAGTCAACTAAGTGATATTGTAACCCTAGCTATTGAAAAAAACTTAATAGTAGCAGAGGCAATGACTATTTATTATATGCCTTTATATAAAAAATTAAAGGAGATAATAGAATCTGGAAGTTTAGGAAAAATTAAAATGATACAAGTATCCTTTGGAAGTTGTAAGGATTATGATGTTAATAATAGATTTTTTAGTCAAGATTTAGCTGGTGGGGCATTGCTTGATATTGGTACATATGCACTTTCATTTACTAGACACTTTATGTCAACACAACCAAATGAAATTTTAACAACTGTTAAGAATTTCGAAACAGGCGTGGATGAACAATCTGGAATAATTTTAAAAAATTCTAATGATGAGATGGCTGTAATATCATTGACTATGAGAGCTAAAATGCCTAAAAGAGGTATTGTTTCATGTGAATTAGGATTTATAACTGTAGAAAATTTTCCAAGAGCATCGAAGGCTACAATAACTTATACAGATGGTGGAAGAGTTGAAACTCTAGAATATGGTGATACGGAAAAAGCTTTAAAATATGAAATTGAATATGTTAACAATTGTATATCAAACAAAATAAAAGCTGATACTTTAGAATCATCTATAGATGTCATGAATTTAATGGATGAAATAAGAAAGCAATGGGGCTTAAGATATACCTTTGAATAA
- the dltD gene encoding D-alanyl-lipoteichoic acid biosynthesis protein DltD, whose product MRKLVYFITPFIIGVVFLFGLDKFLDSKTDELLREKNLLPIMDDTLSDIKDKGVTANNHFLREKDIMILGSSELSNSTKQHPKYYFNTDRSKNKVFAIGRAYTQTLQDAAVLGSMNPNIDNKKVVLLVSMQWFMEKDGVTSHHYQSRFSPIQFYRFLDNPKISKQNKIEYVKKSSKLLWGSEEYKAEALYAKLYEPKTVPEKVEKALLEPYFQGRKYCIELKEKGILYKKLIRLDKHKKEGRQKPINWSHEKKKAIEDAKKRVGNNPLNIDKYYYNEHFKDGLEQYRGRDKGVNLVTSKEFESYNLLLNVCGDLDIKPVVVLIPSMGKFYDLTGISEKQRNQFYDKAQNIAESKGFEVMNLKDKGSDKYYLRDVMHLGTKGWVDVCERLFKIFKEQ is encoded by the coding sequence ATGAGAAAATTGGTATACTTTATTACACCATTTATAATAGGCGTAGTATTTTTATTTGGGTTAGACAAATTTCTTGATTCTAAAACTGATGAACTTTTGAGGGAGAAAAATCTACTTCCAATTATGGATGATACTTTAAGTGATATAAAGGATAAAGGTGTTACAGCAAATAATCATTTTTTAAGAGAAAAAGATATTATGATTTTGGGGTCATCAGAACTTAGTAATTCAACAAAACAACATCCAAAGTACTATTTTAATACGGATAGGAGTAAAAATAAGGTATTTGCAATTGGTAGAGCTTATACTCAGACATTACAAGATGCTGCAGTATTAGGGAGTATGAATCCTAATATTGATAATAAGAAGGTTGTCTTGTTAGTTTCTATGCAATGGTTTATGGAAAAAGATGGAGTCACAAGTCACCATTACCAGTCTAGGTTTTCACCAATACAATTTTATCGTTTTTTAGATAATCCAAAGATATCTAAACAAAATAAGATTGAATATGTAAAAAAATCAAGTAAGCTTTTATGGGGCAGTGAGGAATATAAAGCAGAAGCATTGTACGCCAAGCTATATGAACCTAAGACCGTACCTGAAAAAGTTGAGAAGGCGTTGCTAGAGCCTTATTTTCAAGGGAGAAAATACTGTATAGAGCTTAAAGAAAAAGGGATACTTTATAAGAAATTAATTAGACTAGATAAACACAAAAAAGAAGGAAGACAAAAACCTATAAATTGGTCACATGAGAAAAAGAAAGCAATTGAAGATGCTAAAAAGAGAGTAGGTAACAATCCTCTAAACATTGATAAGTATTATTACAATGAACATTTTAAAGATGGTCTAGAGCAGTATAGAGGAAGAGATAAGGGTGTAAACTTAGTAACATCTAAAGAATTTGAAAGTTATAATCTTTTATTAAATGTCTGTGGGGATTTAGATATTAAGCCAGTTGTTGTATTAATCCCAAGTATGGGTAAATTCTATGACCTAACTGGTATTTCTGAAAAGCAAAGAAATCAGTTTTATGATAAGGCACAGAACATAGCAGAAAGTAAAGGATTTGAAGTT